The nucleotide window atattaaaattactAATATTCCtctaattgtatatatatatatatcactttaggcaagataaaaataataaaaatagtaataatttagttctatagtTAGCGTATCtcgaaacttttataaatttgaggagtATTACAAAACTAACGAATGTCATGTCCTATTATTGGACAGAAAGTACAAATATCCATTCAATTACTTACATgaattaggaaaattataaaatttaagaaaaaatcatACACAATCAAATAGGTAAGAATATCAAAATATACAGGACTAAACTGGAAAGAAAAATCCTAGTAATTAATCGCCAGCACAGGCTGACCTTGGCCTAGatattttcaacaaaatagacaaattAAACTTCTGTTACAGTAGCTTGAGTGGCAAAAATCCTAACAGTTCTGTTCATTGGAGGATGTATGCAAATTCCGTCTTTTGCACTGCCACAGCACTGCTGCAATCAAGATCGGAATTCCCAGTAGAAATCTCAGCACCAAAACTCCACCTgcacaatttcagaaaataacagCCCTAGTTAGAAAAATCTGcagttttatttgaaaaacaattGGTTGGATCTTAATTGTAGAGCCTTACCTATTCCTATACCGCCAAAGAACAATACAAAAACTGCCAATGCCACaaacaagaaaacaaagaaaaatcgaGTTAGTAAAATTCTCCAACATATATGATGCCTTATCAATATGAAAAGAACAAGGCAGGTGGAGTATAGTGAAACTTTAATTTACCAGAATAGTACTCGACTTTGCATCGGAACGTAAGTTTCGAAACGTGAATGTCCTCTTTGCACCAATAACGGCAAGTAGCTCTGTCGCTGTTTTCTTCAATAGTGCACTCGCCGCCACGACTCGGGTCGCAATTTCTACATAACAGATTACGCTTCCAAGAGAGCTCAAACCCATACGCCAGGCCTTGATGTGTGCTTGTTAACGTAGACGACTTGTTTGATGAAATGCCAGGAGCAGAGGACCATGCAACAGTTTCAACTCTGCAGCCGCCAACCAAATCCGAAGCTTGCAATATTTCTCTTATGACAAGGTAGCTAAAACTCGTTGTATTTTTGCTACAAAAACTTGTAGGAATATACTGTGACGAGTTGATAGGAGCTCGACAGTTGACATAGTTGATATCATTGTTAACGCGAACCCATTCAAAGATTTGGCTAGTCATGGCATCATAACTTGCCCTGTGATTTGGAAAAACTGTGCAATTTTCTCTCTGATCTTTTAGGCCGGGATCAAGTAGCCTTATTGAGTAGCTTCTGTAGTTAATTTCCTGTACGTAGAAAATTCTGGACTTATAATTGAACACGGTTTGGTTGTTCTGGCAATCGAGCTCATATCCGTGTCTACCACAATGCTCAGGATCAGTCCTCAATCGGAAGGgaaattttatttctgaaataTGGCCGCAGGAAGAAGGGATACATTGAGAAATATCCTGCGCTTTAGAACTGGTTATGAATGTCACAAGTAACAAAACACAAGCGAAAAGCAGCCCTCTTGTCAACATGTTTTCAATTGAATATAGAGAGAGGAAATAAAAAGATACTGTGATCTTCTTTTTTCTTGATGTGGTTATATGTACCTGATCAAGTTTCCTTGTTCTTTGATAGACGATATGACCGTTCTCTTCAGCGCGGCCAATAAAATTTTAGGCCCGGGCCAAATGGTTGTCAAAAGATAAGGAAGTTTGACTGGACTTTGACATATATGACCTCGTCCTTGGATTAATTATTTGTTAAAATTAAGtggaatgatttgaaaaaaaaaacaagtggATTGATCATTGATTATGACAAGCAATATATGGCCGAGTCTTATCCACTAACGTTGCTTTTAATTTGATAGAGTGGGATTATGACATTTCCAAGATAAATTAGCAGAATTGATATTTTAGTCGCCATATTTGATAGTCAAAGATATTGAAAGATTCAACAACTCAGCAACTTGTTAAGTACATGTTGTAGCGTGTTGACTTTAAAGCACAATCAGTTTCTATGGCAAAAGGACCACTCTTACAAGAATGATTCCTAATTGGCAACTAAGCTAAGCATTTTGCAACTCAGCAACCATTGTTGGAGACTGTTGCTTCTCTTCCCAAGAGAGAAATGAGAATGACCCAAATCCTAATTCACTTGTTTCTGCATCTAATATTCTTGGGAGTAGCTCTAGGACAAGTAATAACAATCCAAGATCAATGCTTGCCAACAAGATGTGGCGATTTCGGTCCAGTAATTCGATTCCCTTTTCGCCTTAAAAATCGTCAGCCAACCAACTGTGGCTACCCTGGTTTTGAACTGTCTTGTACCAAAGACAATGTTAGTCAATTCATGCTCCAGTTTCCATTGCAGGCATCTATCAAGAACATTGTCATTCCAATATCAGCCAATGTTTCTGTTCAGGAAATTGATTACAACTCACAGACAATAAGATTATCAGAACTCAATGCTTCGTGTCTTCCCAGGCAAATTTCAAACATAAACTCGTCTGCTTCGCTGTTTACTTTTGATCCGAACTCATATGGTGGCTTCACTTTATTCAATTGTTCCTCAAATAAGGAGTACTCAACGTCTTCTGATCGGATCAACTGCCTTAGCGGCCCTCATTATGACGTTCTTGCCTTTCGATCTTACTATAGTATCTCTCAGTTTCCATCTTCGTGTACAAAGATGTACAATATTTCAGATGTTCCAAACGAGGTACTTTTTGGGCGACCAGAATATAGTCCCACCCAGATTTATTTGCATTGGTCCGAACCATTTTGTGGAAATTGTGAAGCTGATGGAAAGTACTGCAAGTTGAAATCCAATGGTTCAGGCAGTGAAACTGAATGCGCTGACATTCCTAGCAAAGGTACATCTTTAGAATTGTCTTTCCCTTTTCAATTGGCACAACTTTTACCTTTTAGAGCATTTTCTGAATAATAATCAGTGAATAATTTATAGGGCAATCAAAGAGAGTTATTGTCCTAAGAAATCAAGATTGATTTGTTCAACAAGCTAATAATGCTACCATCTTTATTTTACAGGGCCGTCAAAGAAAGTTATTGTCGCAAGTGTACTAGGTAGTGTGTTTGCCTTCGCGTTAATCATTTTAGTAGTGTACAAAATAGTCaaattgaaaataaagaaagaggaTCAGAAAAGGATTGAGAGATTTTTAGAGGATTATAAAGCTCTCAGACCTACAAGATACAGTTATGCAGATATTAAGAAGATAACAGAGCAATTCAAGTATAAACTAGGTCAAGGAGGCTATGGAAAAGTATACAAAGGGAAGCTAACCAATGAAATTCTTGTTGCAATTAAGGTCCTTAACAATTTCAAGGGCGACGGCGAAGACTTCATTAATGAAGTGGGAAGCATAGGTAGAATTCATCATGTGAATGTTGTGCGCTTAGTTGGATATTGTGCTGATGGATATAGACGCGCTCTTGTGTACGAATATTTACAAAATGACACGCTTCAAAAGATCATATCGTCAGGGAACGGGAGAGGTTCATCACTATGTTGGGAGAAAATGCAACAAATAGCTGTAGGAATCGCCAAAGGTATCGAGTATTTGCATCAGGGGTGCAACCAACGAATTGTACATTTTGATATTAAACCTCATAACATCTTGCTAGACCAAGATTTCAATCCAAAAGTTGCGGATTTTGGTCTGGCAAAGTTGTGCTCAAAGGAGCAAAGTGCTGTGTCAATGACAGCTGCTCGAGGCACCATTGGCTATATTGCCCCTGAAGTGTTCTCCAGGAACTATGGAAATGTGTCGTACAAAGCAGATATCTATAGTTTTGGAAtgctgttgcttgatatgattgGTGGAAGGAAGAAATTTGATGCTGCAAATGAGGAGAACAGCAGTAGTCAGATTTACTACCCCGAGTGGATGTACAAACAACTGGAGAAAGGAGAAGAAATAGAAATCCAAATTGACAATGAAGATGACAGCAGCATAATCAAGAAACTAGCAATTGTAGGACTTTGGTGCATTCAATGGTATCCAGCGGATAGGCCATCAATGAAAGTTGTGATTCAAATGCTAGAAGGAGAAGGCTGTCCCATCATGCCACCTAATCCTTTCGGCTCTCTGAATTCGCCAAACAAGAGGACAACTGCAGAAGGAAGCCAATTCAGCAGTGAGCTCGGAAGCAGTTTTGAAACTGGTACAAGTTCGAATTGAGTAAATCTGAGGTATAACATTTCTCTTcataaagaaagaaacaaataacCAGAATAAGACTCATGTAAATGTTACTAGCTAGTACTTCTTTGGTATATTTCTATATCAATTCGGTTGCTGTAAATTATACTGAGTAGAATTTAAATAAAGCTGAGTTTCTCAACCAGCGAATTTACTATACAAAACAGCATGCAAGACTTCATGTTGTTAGAAGAAGGTTGTGGTTGGGAAGGAATTAATACCAGCCCATACACCaaaaacaatgaaaaaaagaagttTATGGGTATTTCTGTCTGATTTCCTCAAGAATATAAGTATGACTTCCAACCATCTATTCTCATAAAATAAAAGCCTGTGAGCACCTCATTATTACACGAGACCAACTTCAATATACTAAACTAAGGTTCATCTCGTGTAGTCATGCTGTTGATTAAAAGATAAAGTTTACATTCATATGAGAAATAATTAGGGAGCCTCACTAACAGATAATGGCTTGGGCCTGGAGATTTGCAGCAAACTGGACAGGAAGCATTTAATCGTAGCCATTCATCTATACGGTTTGCATGGAAGCAGTGTTGGCATTCAGGTATTCTCCTTAAGGTCTTCTTATCATGGTTTGCACAACATGGTGAGTTAACCTTAACAACCTAGAATGTCACTGGATATTCTTATTGTCTCAATAACATCTCCAGCATTAATCTCACGGGGAGCTATAAAAGGTCTTGGGGGCATCTGTAGgagttcatcatctccttcaagCATTTCAACAACTTTGTTCATTGCAGGACGATCAGCTGGCTTCATCTGTATGCACCACAACGCCACAATTATCATCCTCTTTACCATCCTCCTTTCTTCATCGGTGGTATCATGTATCTCTATATCATTTCCTTCATTAAATTGGTCATAAACCCAGGTAGGAAAGTAAATCTGGCTTAAGTGGTCGTCAAATGGGTTCATGTTCT belongs to Nicotiana tabacum cultivar K326 chromosome 6, ASM71507v2, whole genome shotgun sequence and includes:
- the LOC107781838 gene encoding rust resistance kinase Lr10, translated to MRMTQILIHLFLHLIFLGVALGQVITIQDQCLPTRCGDFGPVIRFPFRLKNRQPTNCGYPGFELSCTKDNVSQFMLQFPLQASIKNIVIPISANVSVQEIDYNSQTIRLSELNASCLPRQISNINSSASLFTFDPNSYGGFTLFNCSSNKEYSTSSDRINCLSGPHYDVLAFRSYYSISQFPSSCTKMYNISDVPNEVLFGRPEYSPTQIYLHWSEPFCGNCEADGKYCKLKSNGSGSETECADIPSKGPSKKVIVASVLGSVFAFALIILVVYKIVKLKIKKEDQKRIERFLEDYKALRPTRYSYADIKKITEQFKYKLGQGGYGKVYKGKLTNEILVAIKVLNNFKGDGEDFINEVGSIGRIHHVNVVRLVGYCADGYRRALVYEYLQNDTLQKIISSGNGRGSSLCWEKMQQIAVGIAKGIEYLHQGCNQRIVHFDIKPHNILLDQDFNPKVADFGLAKLCSKEQSAVSMTAARGTIGYIAPEVFSRNYGNVSYKADIYSFGMLLLDMIGGRKKFDAANEENSSSQIYYPEWMYKQLEKGEEIEIQIDNEDDSSIIKKLAIVGLWCIQWYPADRPSMKVVIQMLEGEGCPIMPPNPFGSLNSPNKRTTAEGSQFSSELGSSFETGTSSN
- the LOC107781839 gene encoding uncharacterized protein LOC107781839 → MLTRGLLFACVLLLVTFITSSKAQDISQCIPSSCGHISEIKFPFRLRTDPEHCGRHGYELDCQNNQTVFNYKSRIFYVQEINYRSYSIRLLDPGLKDQRENCTVFPNHRASYDAMTSQIFEWVRVNNDINYVNCRAPINSSQYIPTSFCSKNTTSFSYLVIREILQASDLVGGCRVETVAWSSAPGISSNKSSTLTSTHQGLAYGFELSWKRNLLCRNCDPSRGGECTIEENSDRATCRYWCKEDIHVSKLTFRCKVEYYSVFVLFFGGIGIGGVLVLRFLLGIPILIAAVLWQCKRRNLHTSSNEQNC